The following proteins are co-located in the Malus sylvestris chromosome 13, drMalSylv7.2, whole genome shotgun sequence genome:
- the LOC126594816 gene encoding cyclin-dependent kinase inhibitor 5-like: protein MGKYMSKSKATGKVAVMEVSHSQASLGVRTRAKTLALQRSSAPPVTSGSYLQLRSRRLEKPPILMTKRLEPKRQKPKTGPNSRSSSRLGVASRCQKPEEAEETAAKEEDDRRQNEQSNTNNDENGDLGVEEASFGENVLEFEGRERITRESTPCSLIRDPNTIRSPGSTTRPTNSAEANWRIQNSLQRHIPTAHDMNEFFAGAEEEQQTKFIEKYNFDPVNDKPIPGRYEWEKVDP, encoded by the exons ATGGGCAAGTACATGAGCAAGTCCAAGGCCACAGGGAAAGTAGCAGTTATGGAAGTCTCACACTCACAGGCCTCTCTTGGGGTTCGCACCCGAGCCAAAACCCTAGCTCTCCAGAGGTCCTCCGCTCCACCTGTCACATCCGGCTCCTATCTCCAGCTCCGTAGCCGCCGACTCGAGAAGCCCCCGATTCTTATGACCAAGCGGCTCGAACCCAAGAGGCAGAAACCCAAGACTGGTCCTAATTCTAGGTCAAGTTCGAGGCTTGGGGTCGCGTCTCGATGCCAAAAGCCGGAGGAGGCTGAAGAAACGGCGGCGAAAGAGGAAGACGACAGACGACAGAATGAGCAGAGTAACACCAACAACGACGAAAATGGTGATTTGGGTGTCGAAGAAGCTTCGTTTGGAGAGAATGTGCTCGAGTTTGAAGGTAGAGAGAG AATCACAAGGGAGTCCACGCCGTGTAGCTTGATACGGGATCCAAACACTATCAGATCCCCTGGTTCTACTACCAGGCCCACTAATTCAGCTGAAGCTAATTGGAGAATACAGAACTCATTGCAGAGGCACATACCCACAGCACATGATATGAATGAGTTCTTTGCTGGTGCTGAAGAAGAGCAGCAAACAAAATTTATTGAGAA ATATAACTTTGATCCTGTGAATGATAAACCGATCCCCGGACGTTATGAATGGGAGAAGGTGGATCCTTAA